Proteins encoded by one window of Gloeocapsa sp. DLM2.Bin57:
- a CDS encoding rhodanese-like domain-containing protein, whose protein sequence is MILKSFILAIACCLCLLSGNAFSLPLNTATPSQEILETIDQFLSTLPGDYYTIQKIDKLKKIDNALFIDVREPSEYLTGHIPGAINIPLGSLTDNLTQIPQKRPVILYCSTGYRTGIGVTTLQLLGYSNVRGFPPSIRGWKNAGESLEMFPEKVAKIE, encoded by the coding sequence ATGATTTTGAAGAGTTTTATTTTGGCGATCGCTTGTTGTTTGTGCTTACTTTCTGGTAATGCTTTCTCTTTACCCCTAAATACAGCTACTCCTTCTCAAGAGATACTAGAAACGATTGATCAGTTTCTCTCTACTCTTCCTGGAGACTATTACACTATTCAAAAAATAGACAAACTCAAAAAGATTGATAATGCTTTATTTATTGATGTTCGAGAACCTTCTGAATATCTGACAGGACATATTCCAGGAGCGATTAACATTCCCTTAGGGAGTCTAACCGACAATTTGACTCAAATACCCCAGAAAAGACCCGTAATTCTCTATTGTTCTACTGGTTACCGCACAGGAATCGGAGTAACTACCTTACAATTATTGGGATACAGTAACGTTAGGGGTTTTCCTCCTAGTATTCGAGGTTGGAAAAATGCAGGAGAATCTTTAGAAATGTTTCCTGAAAAGGTTGCTAAAATTGAATAA
- a CDS encoding MBL fold metallo-hydrolase, which translates to MLFRQLFDPQTSTYTYLIADTQTREAVLVDSVLEQVERDLKLIQELGLTLGYCLETHIHADHITGAGKLRELTGCLGIVPENAQVDCADRMIKNGEELTIGEIVVKAIATLGHTDSHNSYLVNQDRVLTGDSLLIRGCGRTDFQSGDAGTLYDHITKRLFTLPSPTLVYPGHDYRGFTVSTIKEEKQYNPRFLGQTRESFIELMNNLNLPDPQKIAEAVPANQLCGKVTVNI; encoded by the coding sequence ATGTTATTTCGTCAATTATTTGATCCTCAAACCAGTACCTATACTTATCTAATTGCAGATACACAAACCCGAGAAGCTGTATTGGTAGATTCAGTCTTAGAACAAGTAGAACGAGATCTAAAATTAATTCAGGAGTTAGGATTAACCCTGGGTTATTGTTTAGAGACACATATTCACGCAGATCACATTACTGGAGCAGGAAAACTACGGGAATTAACAGGATGTTTAGGAATTGTACCCGAAAATGCTCAAGTAGATTGTGCTGATAGAATGATCAAAAATGGCGAAGAGTTAACCATAGGTGAGATTGTAGTCAAAGCGATCGCCACCTTAGGACATACTGATAGTCATAACTCTTACCTAGTCAATCAGGATAGAGTCTTAACAGGAGATTCTCTCTTAATTCGAGGTTGTGGACGTACCGACTTTCAAAGTGGAGATGCAGGTACATTATATGACCATATCACCAAAAGACTATTTACCTTACCCTCCCCAACCCTAGTCTATCCTGGTCATGACTATCGAGGTTTTACCGTCTCCACCATCAAAGAAGAAAAACAATATAATCCTCGTTTCTTAGGTCAAACCCGAGAAAGTTTTATTGAGTTAATGAATAACTTAAACCTACCGGATCCTCAAAAGATAGCTGAAGCTGTTCCCGCTAATCAACTCTGTGGCAAAGTAACTGTAAATATTTAA
- a CDS encoding DUF3365 domain-containing protein, whose product MKIFSLVLLLLSLCLFPLTAMAIADSSQLVRAVEEIESLDTMRSSLASGLNNQSETPDLQTFKEVCKPVGMRAKQLSQENGWQVKQIAKKYRNPVHAPSNLSETIALAQFEQKPELMGFWQQEKEGTHYYRRINVEASCLACHGAKNSRPPFVMDKYPQDLAFDFQEGDLRGMYSVFIPQLQQALQN is encoded by the coding sequence ATGAAAATTTTTTCTTTAGTTTTATTGCTACTGAGTCTCTGCTTATTCCCTTTGACTGCTATGGCGATCGCAGACTCAAGTCAACTTGTGCGAGCAGTAGAGGAGATAGAATCCCTTGATACTATGCGCTCAAGCCTAGCTAGTGGCTTAAATAATCAATCAGAAACACCCGATCTACAAACCTTTAAGGAAGTCTGTAAACCTGTAGGAATGCGAGCTAAACAACTAAGCCAAGAAAACGGTTGGCAAGTCAAGCAAATTGCTAAAAAATATCGTAATCCCGTTCACGCTCCTAGTAATTTGTCAGAAACAATTGCTTTAGCTCAATTTGAGCAAAAACCTGAACTTATGGGCTTTTGGCAACAAGAAAAGGAGGGAACACATTATTATCGACGGATTAATGTAGAAGCTAGTTGTTTAGCTTGTCATGGGGCTAAAAATAGCCGACCTCCATTTGTTATGGATAAATACCCCCAAGATTTAGCTTTTGACTTCCAAGAGGGGGATTTACGAGGTATGTATTCGGTGTTTATTCCCCAATTACAACAAGCACTCCAGAATTAA
- a CDS encoding DUF2214 family protein: MNWTSAIVAYFHYLGLMLSFGALGIELFNFKKDMSLTEAKRVAFADVVYGISATTILVTGILRVMYFGKGSEYYLHNPFFWTKMGIFIVVSILSLYPTITFIFWFKTLAEEKPPSLELPQVHRISWMIKGELLGFSLIPLFAAIMARMT; encoded by the coding sequence ATGAATTGGACAAGTGCTATTGTAGCTTACTTTCATTATTTGGGCTTGATGCTCAGTTTTGGCGCTTTAGGAATTGAATTATTTAATTTTAAAAAAGACATGAGTCTGACTGAAGCTAAAAGAGTAGCTTTTGCTGATGTTGTCTATGGTATCTCAGCAACCACTATTTTAGTTACAGGAATTCTGCGGGTAATGTATTTTGGTAAAGGATCAGAATATTATCTCCATAATCCTTTTTTCTGGACTAAGATGGGTATCTTTATCGTGGTTAGTATTTTGTCTCTCTATCCCACCATTACTTTTATCTTCTGGTTTAAAACTTTAGCAGAGGAAAAACCCCCATCCCTAGAATTACCCCAAGTCCATCGGATTAGTTGGATGATTAAAGGGGAATTATTGGGTTTTAGTCTTATTCCTTTATTTGCAGCAATTATGGCTAGGATGACTTGA
- a CDS encoding transcriptional regulator yields MTQKTQDCELSHLSPDSLNMVADFFKLLSEVTRLQIVCTLKSGPKNVSQIVAATGLGQANVSKHLKLLTDARLLSRSQQGVTVIYEISNPVVFSLCDIVCNSLAIQLEKQQQDLENLKLLSLSK; encoded by the coding sequence ATGACTCAAAAAACCCAAGATTGTGAATTATCTCATCTTTCTCCTGATTCCCTCAATATGGTTGCGGATTTCTTTAAACTTCTTTCGGAAGTAACGCGCCTACAAATAGTCTGTACCTTAAAATCAGGACCTAAAAATGTCAGCCAAATCGTCGCAGCTACCGGATTAGGTCAAGCTAATGTTTCTAAACACTTAAAATTACTGACAGATGCTCGCTTATTATCTCGTTCACAACAGGGAGTAACCGTGATTTATGAGATTTCTAACCCCGTAGTTTTTTCTCTCTGTGACATTGTTTGTAACTCTCTGGCTATTCAACTAGAAAAGCAGCAACAAGATTTAGAAAATCTCAAGTTATTAAGTTTAAGTAAATAA